A stretch of the Portunus trituberculatus isolate SZX2019 chromosome 11, ASM1759143v1, whole genome shotgun sequence genome encodes the following:
- the LOC123502390 gene encoding uncharacterized protein LOC123502390 codes for MVIALFVVWCSLCSLQELPIQRPDPEEILRHLYHQDQDQDRRCRHNHPLLWQGPAGTRWDASSSPTHTNTRTPYTRGGHSGKRRKKNFNISGTKNEKKKFTNHIMKTGNKPLARELVEKVKGHN; via the exons atggtgattgccctctttgttgtctggtgttctttatgttccctacaggagctgccgatacaaaggcctgacccagaagaaattctgcgtcacctgtaccatcaagatcaagatcaagaccgGCGCTGCCGCCACAACCACCCCCTCTTGTGGCAGGGGCCGGCAGGGACGCGCTGGGACGCATCCTCTTCACCGACCCACACAAATACAAGGACGCCATATACAAGAGGTGGACACagcgggaaaagaagaaaaaagaacttcaACATTAGCGGaacaaagaacgagaagaa gaaatTCACCAACCACATcatgaaaacaggaaacaaacctCTGGCCAGGGAACTTGTcgagaag gtcaaaggtcacaaCTAG